In Amycolatopsis solani, a single window of DNA contains:
- a CDS encoding GerW family sporulation protein, with translation MEQPLFGEPVETPDGTTVIPLSRPVGVFVVRDGQVKWEPAVDASRVALLAVTTGLVAATLGTLAVLRRPPWPDLAERTVELPQRARFRFRRSR, from the coding sequence ATGGAGCAACCACTCTTCGGCGAGCCCGTCGAAACCCCGGACGGCACCACGGTCATCCCGCTCAGCCGCCCGGTCGGGGTGTTCGTCGTCCGCGACGGCCAGGTGAAGTGGGAACCGGCCGTCGACGCCTCCCGCGTCGCGCTGCTGGCGGTGACGACCGGCCTGGTGGCCGCGACGCTGGGCACGCTCGCGGTGCTGCGCCGGCCGCCGTGGCCGGACCTCGCCGAGCGGACCGTCGAGCTGCCGCAGCGGGCCCGGTTCCGGTTCCGCCGAAGCCGCTAG
- a CDS encoding GDSL-type esterase/lipase family protein, with protein MRRIALLTAFSVAAAVVASAPGAAGAGPAWFTSWAQSQDGRADAPVSAQSLRMITHLSQGGDAVRVRFQNTFGTTPLTIGHATAGPSAGGAAVTAPRPLTFAGRAGVTIPVGGEVWSDETKLVTRPDTNLAVSMSVEGTAVPGRHGAALRDNYLTEPGAGDHAADPGGAAYTRTVGTTYVVSAVDVHNTALKGTVVPFGSSVVDGIGSTNCGPGCTQLGADRRWTDDLARRIVAAAAPLAVANAGVSGTTSAASCPGMPPSVAGLDAQSRLDRDVLALHGVTSVIYYYGTNDLAYGCDAATILDSYRAVFQRLRAAGIAVYVTPSTPRPGYGDAANLARHEIGSFVERWNTCGGACSGVVDFDQVLKDPLKPNSILPAYDNGDGIHANAAGQQALADFVSLPMLTRSGPVRHSMG; from the coding sequence GTGCGCAGGATCGCCCTTCTGACCGCGTTTTCCGTGGCCGCGGCCGTCGTCGCCTCGGCGCCGGGTGCCGCCGGGGCCGGGCCGGCCTGGTTCACGTCGTGGGCCCAGTCGCAGGACGGGCGGGCCGACGCGCCGGTGTCCGCGCAGTCGCTGCGGATGATCACCCACCTCAGCCAGGGCGGGGACGCGGTCCGCGTCCGGTTCCAGAACACCTTCGGCACCACGCCGCTGACCATCGGGCACGCGACCGCGGGCCCGAGCGCGGGCGGCGCCGCCGTGACGGCCCCGCGGCCGCTGACGTTCGCCGGCCGCGCGGGCGTCACGATCCCGGTGGGCGGCGAAGTCTGGAGCGACGAGACGAAGCTCGTCACGCGGCCGGACACCAACCTCGCGGTGAGCATGTCCGTCGAGGGCACGGCCGTCCCCGGCCGCCACGGCGCGGCCCTGCGCGACAACTACCTCACCGAACCGGGCGCGGGCGACCACGCGGCGGACCCCGGCGGCGCGGCCTACACGCGCACGGTCGGCACCACCTACGTCGTGAGCGCGGTCGACGTGCACAACACGGCGTTGAAGGGCACCGTCGTCCCGTTCGGCAGCTCGGTCGTCGACGGCATCGGCAGCACGAACTGCGGTCCGGGCTGCACGCAGCTCGGCGCCGACCGGCGGTGGACCGACGACCTGGCGCGGCGGATCGTCGCCGCGGCCGCGCCGCTCGCCGTGGCCAACGCCGGCGTCTCGGGCACGACGAGTGCCGCGTCCTGTCCCGGCATGCCGCCGTCGGTCGCGGGCCTGGACGCGCAGAGCCGGCTGGACCGGGACGTCCTGGCGCTGCACGGCGTCACGTCGGTCATCTACTACTACGGCACCAACGACCTCGCGTACGGCTGCGACGCGGCCACGATCCTGGACAGCTACCGCGCGGTCTTCCAGCGCCTGCGCGCGGCGGGCATCGCGGTGTACGTCACGCCGAGCACGCCCCGGCCCGGCTACGGCGACGCGGCGAACCTCGCCCGGCACGAGATCGGCTCGTTCGTCGAACGCTGGAACACGTGCGGTGGTGCGTGCTCGGGCGTCGTCGACTTCGACCAGGTGCTCAAGGACCCGCTGAAGCCCAACAGCATCCTGCCGGCCTACGACAACGGCGACGGCATCCACGCCAACGCCGCCGGCCAGCAGGCACTGGCCGATTTCGTCTCGCTGCCGATGCTCACCCGATCCGGGCCGGTTCGTCACTCGATGGGCTGA
- a CDS encoding ClpX C4-type zinc finger protein, whose product MIARCSFCAKPNTEVETLIGGPGVFICDGCVQLCVSAIDGKPADAPHIAPWEHELPLQQVLQNLGPVAAASTQVQQNLAAWVGKARALGGTWAQIGEALGMTRQSAWERFSGEG is encoded by the coding sequence GTGATCGCCCGCTGTTCGTTCTGCGCCAAGCCGAACACGGAGGTGGAGACGCTGATCGGCGGCCCGGGCGTCTTCATCTGCGACGGCTGCGTCCAGCTGTGCGTTTCGGCGATCGACGGCAAACCGGCGGACGCGCCGCACATCGCGCCCTGGGAACACGAACTGCCGCTCCAGCAGGTGCTGCAGAACCTCGGCCCGGTCGCGGCGGCGAGCACCCAAGTTCAGCAGAACCTGGCGGCGTGGGTCGGCAAGGCGCGCGCCCTGGGCGGCACCTGGGCGCAGATCGGCGAGGCGCTGGGGATGACCCGCCAGTCGGCGTGGGAGCGGTTTTCGGGGGAGGGCTAG
- a CDS encoding ATP-grasp domain-containing protein, whose product MPQPEPAAKNSDKGHLALLGWSLNAVEALDRFDRRYLVVAPEWAEEYCIEHDIPYVPWNFERLNDRSLEIAEILRDKGVDVAIPLFEETVEWAGAINSVLLDNPRLFGQAMLLRDKALMKRRAQLGGIRVGIFEEAHDRDDVIRFLKRVNQTLLKLDGDPNDPIHLKAFDKAGCLGHRVIRTPDEIDMIPDDEFPVLMESHLDGWEFAVEAWIHNGKIKFLNISEYVTLGYSVFVPATSELEKYRPQITAQIEKLIKTFDIEFGFVHPEYFVTSDGEMYFGEVAYRPPGFKVFELLERAYGFNAYQGLALAFDPKTTEEEIDAFFPREVVDAAGVAGCFGVYPRRRVVSELRIPEQTQDDDYYESHDLSAPLEETVTKRTAFGTHWGLLYFFGEDAYRMRDLLKEQEEYDFYV is encoded by the coding sequence ATGCCGCAGCCCGAACCGGCCGCGAAGAATTCTGACAAGGGGCATCTTGCTCTGCTCGGGTGGAGTCTCAACGCCGTTGAGGCTCTCGACCGCTTCGATCGGCGCTATCTCGTCGTGGCGCCCGAGTGGGCCGAGGAATACTGCATCGAGCACGACATCCCTTACGTGCCCTGGAACTTCGAGCGGCTCAACGACCGGTCCCTCGAGATCGCCGAGATCCTGCGGGACAAAGGCGTCGACGTCGCCATCCCGCTGTTCGAAGAGACCGTCGAGTGGGCCGGGGCCATCAACTCCGTGCTGCTCGACAACCCCCGGCTCTTCGGCCAAGCCATGCTGTTGCGGGACAAGGCTTTGATGAAACGCCGTGCTCAGCTCGGCGGGATTCGGGTCGGGATCTTCGAAGAGGCGCACGATCGGGATGACGTCATCCGCTTCCTCAAGCGCGTCAACCAGACGCTGCTCAAGCTGGACGGCGACCCCAACGATCCCATCCACCTCAAGGCGTTCGACAAGGCCGGCTGTCTCGGGCACCGCGTCATCCGGACGCCCGACGAGATCGACATGATCCCGGACGACGAGTTTCCCGTCCTCATGGAATCGCACCTCGACGGGTGGGAGTTCGCCGTCGAAGCGTGGATCCACAACGGGAAGATCAAGTTCCTCAACATCTCCGAGTACGTCACGCTCGGGTACTCCGTGTTCGTCCCCGCCACGTCCGAACTGGAAAAGTACCGGCCGCAGATCACCGCGCAGATCGAGAAGCTCATCAAGACCTTCGACATCGAGTTCGGGTTCGTGCACCCCGAGTACTTCGTCACCAGTGACGGCGAGATGTACTTCGGCGAGGTCGCCTACCGGCCGCCGGGGTTCAAGGTGTTCGAACTGCTCGAGCGGGCTTACGGCTTCAACGCCTACCAAGGGCTCGCGCTCGCCTTCGACCCCAAGACGACCGAGGAAGAGATCGACGCCTTCTTCCCGCGGGAGGTCGTCGACGCGGCCGGGGTCGCGGGCTGCTTCGGCGTCTACCCGCGCCGGCGGGTCGTCAGCGAGCTGCGGATCCCCGAGCAGACGCAGGACGACGACTACTACGAGTCGCACGACCTCTCGGCCCCGCTGGAAGAAACCGTCACCAAGCGGACCGCGTTCGGCACCCACTGGGGTCTGCTCTACTTCTTCGGCGAGGACGCCTACCGCATGCGGGATCTGCTGAAGGAGCAGGAAGAATACGATTTCTACGTCTGA
- a CDS encoding alginate lyase family protein, whose product MSRFRRVFALGALIPLALGLIATPAPAAPATFTHPGVLVSRPQLDFVKTQVNAGAQPWKAAYDQALASSYASLSRTPKPRAVVECGSYSNPNYGCTDEREDAIAAYTDALIWYISGDARYAQKAIALMDAWSATITSHTNSNAPLQTGWAGSSWPRAAEIIKYTYSSWPNSARFGTMLRNVYLNKIINGSNSNGNWELSMMEAAVGITVFLEDKTNFDKAVTRYRNRVAAYVYLSSDGSLPKTVPGSGLSTRDQIVGYWQGQSTFVDGLTQETCRDFTHTGYGIAAIADVAETLRIQGQDVYGTDVGERLRQALGFQSKYQLGTAAPSWLCSGSLKLGLGPVTEVGFNALHTRLGIAMSNTQTLTERQRPAGSNNLFLAWQTLTHAGNPA is encoded by the coding sequence ATGTCCCGCTTCCGCAGAGTTTTCGCTTTGGGTGCACTGATCCCGCTGGCACTGGGGCTGATCGCCACCCCGGCCCCGGCCGCCCCGGCGACGTTCACCCACCCCGGCGTGCTGGTGAGCCGCCCACAGCTGGACTTCGTCAAAACCCAGGTGAACGCGGGCGCCCAACCCTGGAAAGCGGCGTACGACCAAGCATTGGCGAGTTCGTACGCCTCCCTGTCCCGAACCCCGAAACCCCGCGCGGTCGTGGAATGCGGCTCCTATTCGAACCCGAACTACGGCTGCACGGACGAGCGCGAAGACGCGATAGCGGCGTACACGGACGCCCTGATCTGGTACATCTCCGGCGACGCCCGCTACGCCCAGAAGGCCATCGCGCTGATGGACGCGTGGTCGGCGACGATCACGAGCCACACCAACAGCAACGCACCCCTCCAGACGGGCTGGGCCGGCTCGTCGTGGCCCCGAGCGGCGGAGATCATCAAGTACACGTATTCGAGCTGGCCGAATTCGGCCCGCTTCGGCACAATGCTGCGGAACGTGTACCTGAACAAAATCATCAACGGCAGCAACAGCAACGGCAACTGGGAACTGTCCATGATGGAGGCCGCGGTCGGCATCACGGTGTTCCTGGAGGACAAGACGAACTTCGACAAGGCGGTCACGCGCTACCGCAACCGAGTGGCGGCGTACGTGTACCTGTCATCGGACGGCTCCCTCCCGAAGACCGTTCCCGGCAGCGGCCTCTCGACCCGCGATCAGATCGTGGGCTACTGGCAGGGCCAGTCGACGTTCGTGGACGGCCTGACCCAAGAGACCTGCCGCGACTTCACCCACACGGGCTACGGCATCGCAGCGATCGCGGACGTGGCGGAGACGCTCCGCATCCAGGGCCAGGACGTGTACGGAACGGACGTGGGCGAGCGCCTCCGCCAGGCCCTGGGCTTCCAGTCGAAGTACCAGCTCGGCACGGCGGCGCCCTCATGGCTGTGCTCGGGCTCGCTGAAGCTGGGCCTGGGCCCGGTGACGGAGGTGGGCTTCAACGCCCTCCACACGCGGCTGGGGATCGCGATGTCCAACACGCAGACGCTGACGGAACGCCAGCGCCCGGCGGGGTCGAACAACCTGTTCTTGGCTTGGCAGACGCTGACCCACGCGGGGAACCCGGCTTGA
- a CDS encoding glycosyl hydrolase family 18 protein, with protein MLIALGGTAALAPPAAAAGSLTATLALSGTTGTYTVANTGTASVSNWAITFTLPAGVTASTGENGTVTQNGTQVTLTPAYYIATLAPGRNTYPYSPTFRLSTAATPTQCRVDNANCDGSPDTPPGAPSGLRLVTKTTKTVALAWNASAAGSLPVTGYDVYQGASLAVSVTGTSATISGLTPGTAYSFTVKAKDAKGNTSPASAALAVTTNSPADDTQAPSAPTGLRSTAADSGSVSLAWTASTDNTGVIGYDVYRGSVLATTVTTTSAVVTGLAPSTSYTFTVRARDGYDNVSAPSAAVTARTGDIVSGYAKVGYFVQWGIYGRQYFVKNLETSGAASKLTHLLYAFENIDPVNLTCLSGVTKGTTANPQDPNQGDGAGDAEADYSRPFSAAQSVDGVADTGWESLRGNFNQLKKLKAKHPNLKVLVSLGGWTYSKYFSDVAATDASRKKFVSSCIDTWLKGNIAAYGGAGGPGTAAGIFDGIDLDWEWPASADGHPGNHWSPNDKDNLTALLAEFRTQMDAYGATTGKRYQLHAFTPADPNKVTSGWDLSRVFSYLDVANVQGYDFHGSGSDNSWEPNRTGHQGNLYADADDPYPFHFSAEAAINAYTNAGVDPRRLTLGLAFYGRGWQGVAAGGKNGEWQSATGAAPGQFAEEAGTRGYANLVASVPGCTVYHDTAAVATSCYTGNGGQWWTFDDAWSIGLKTTWLKQRGLLGVMAWEMSGDTGGLMNAVSAGLG; from the coding sequence TTGCTGATCGCACTCGGCGGCACCGCGGCCCTCGCCCCGCCCGCCGCCGCGGCCGGTTCGCTGACCGCCACCCTGGCGCTGAGCGGCACGACCGGCACCTACACCGTCGCCAACACCGGGACCGCCTCGGTGAGCAACTGGGCGATCACCTTCACGCTGCCCGCCGGCGTCACCGCGTCGACCGGCGAAAACGGCACGGTGACCCAGAACGGCACGCAAGTCACGCTGACCCCCGCGTACTACATCGCGACCCTGGCGCCGGGCCGCAACACCTACCCGTACAGCCCGACGTTCCGGCTCAGCACGGCCGCGACACCCACGCAGTGCCGCGTCGACAACGCCAACTGCGACGGTTCACCGGACACGCCGCCGGGTGCGCCGAGCGGCCTCCGGCTGGTGACCAAGACGACCAAGACGGTGGCGCTGGCTTGGAACGCTTCCGCGGCCGGGTCGTTGCCGGTGACCGGGTACGACGTCTACCAGGGCGCCTCGCTGGCCGTCTCGGTGACCGGGACGAGCGCGACGATCTCCGGGCTGACGCCGGGCACGGCGTACTCGTTCACGGTGAAAGCCAAGGACGCCAAGGGGAACACGTCTCCGGCGAGTGCCGCGCTTGCGGTGACCACGAACAGCCCGGCCGACGACACGCAGGCACCTTCGGCCCCGACCGGGCTGCGCTCGACCGCCGCCGACTCGGGCAGCGTCTCCCTGGCCTGGACGGCGTCGACGGACAACACCGGCGTCATCGGCTACGACGTGTACCGCGGATCGGTGCTGGCCACGACGGTGACCACGACGTCCGCCGTCGTGACCGGGCTGGCACCGTCCACTTCGTACACGTTCACGGTCCGGGCGCGCGACGGGTACGACAACGTGTCCGCGCCGAGTGCCGCGGTGACCGCGCGGACCGGGGACATCGTCTCGGGCTACGCGAAGGTCGGGTACTTCGTGCAGTGGGGCATCTACGGGCGCCAGTACTTCGTGAAGAACCTGGAAACCTCCGGCGCGGCTTCGAAGCTGACGCACCTGCTGTACGCGTTCGAGAACATCGACCCGGTGAACCTGACGTGCCTGTCCGGCGTCACGAAGGGCACCACGGCGAACCCCCAGGACCCCAACCAGGGTGACGGCGCGGGCGACGCCGAGGCCGACTACTCGCGGCCGTTCTCGGCGGCGCAGTCGGTGGACGGCGTGGCCGACACGGGCTGGGAGTCGTTGCGCGGCAATTTCAACCAGCTGAAGAAGCTCAAGGCGAAGCACCCGAACCTGAAGGTGCTGGTGTCGCTGGGCGGCTGGACGTACTCGAAGTACTTCTCCGACGTCGCGGCCACGGACGCGTCGCGCAAGAAGTTCGTCTCGTCGTGCATCGACACGTGGCTCAAGGGCAACATCGCGGCCTACGGCGGCGCGGGCGGCCCGGGTACCGCGGCCGGCATCTTCGACGGCATCGACCTCGACTGGGAGTGGCCGGCGAGCGCCGACGGCCACCCGGGCAACCACTGGAGCCCCAACGACAAGGACAACCTGACCGCGCTGCTGGCGGAGTTCCGGACGCAGATGGACGCGTACGGCGCGACGACGGGCAAGCGGTACCAGCTGCACGCCTTCACCCCGGCGGACCCGAACAAGGTCACGTCCGGGTGGGACCTGTCCCGCGTTTTCAGCTACCTGGACGTGGCGAACGTGCAGGGGTACGACTTCCACGGTTCGGGCAGCGACAACTCCTGGGAGCCCAACCGCACCGGCCACCAGGGCAACCTGTACGCCGACGCGGACGACCCGTACCCGTTCCACTTCAGCGCCGAAGCGGCGATCAACGCGTACACGAACGCGGGCGTCGACCCCCGCCGCCTGACGCTCGGCCTGGCCTTCTACGGCCGGGGCTGGCAAGGCGTCGCGGCCGGCGGCAAGAACGGCGAGTGGCAGTCGGCGACCGGCGCGGCACCGGGCCAGTTCGCCGAGGAGGCGGGAACGCGCGGCTACGCGAACCTGGTGGCGAGCGTCCCGGGCTGCACGGTCTACCACGACACGGCGGCGGTGGCGACGTCCTGCTACACCGGCAACGGCGGCCAGTGGTGGACGTTCGACGACGCGTGGTCGATCGGGCTGAAGACGACGTGGCTGAAGCAGCGCGGCCTGCTCGGCGTGATGGCGTGGGAGATGTCGGGTGACACCGGCGGCTTGATGAACGCGGTCAGCGCCGGACTCGGTTAG
- a CDS encoding enoyl-CoA hydratase/isomerase family protein: MTQQVRLDRDGGLAVLTVDAPPLNLYTASLQSSFASALDSLEAAPARALLIRAEGKIVSGGVDVSLFDAQGSPAEAKVLFDEMLAVPDRIAALPFPTVFAAHGLCLTWAFEVAVACDIILAATRAKFGLVEKVVGLTPTMGGTQRLASRAGVGRAKEFVMTGDTYDAATLERWNVVNRVLPDEGFAEAARSFAQGLAAGPTRAHAATKRVLDHYSAGGVPEANAHITSIAASLFDTEDLRGAVKSFLADGPGKATFSGR, translated from the coding sequence ATGACTCAGCAGGTCCGCCTCGATCGTGACGGCGGGCTCGCCGTCCTGACCGTCGACGCTCCGCCGTTGAACCTCTACACGGCTTCGCTGCAGTCCTCGTTCGCCTCGGCGCTCGACTCGCTGGAGGCGGCGCCGGCCCGGGCCCTGCTCATCCGGGCCGAGGGGAAGATCGTCAGCGGCGGCGTCGACGTCTCGCTGTTCGACGCGCAGGGCTCGCCCGCCGAGGCGAAGGTGCTGTTCGACGAGATGCTCGCGGTGCCGGACCGGATCGCGGCCCTGCCGTTCCCGACCGTGTTCGCCGCGCACGGCCTCTGCCTGACCTGGGCGTTCGAGGTCGCGGTGGCCTGCGACATCATCCTGGCCGCCACGCGGGCGAAGTTCGGGCTGGTCGAGAAGGTCGTCGGGCTGACCCCGACCATGGGCGGGACCCAGCGGCTCGCTTCGCGGGCGGGCGTGGGCCGCGCCAAGGAGTTCGTCATGACCGGCGACACCTATGACGCGGCCACGCTGGAGCGCTGGAACGTCGTCAACCGCGTCCTGCCGGACGAGGGCTTCGCCGAGGCCGCGCGGTCCTTCGCGCAGGGGCTGGCGGCGGGCCCGACCCGCGCGCACGCGGCGACCAAGCGCGTGCTCGACCACTACTCCGCCGGCGGCGTCCCCGAGGCGAACGCGCACATCACTTCGATCGCGGCTTCGCTGTTCGACACCGAGGACCTGCGCGGTGCCGTGAAGTCGTTTCTGGCCGACGGGCCGGGCAAGGCGACCTTCTCGGGTCGTTAA
- a CDS encoding PaaX family transcriptional regulator, producing MSRRREVSHASARSLLMTVLGEYALPRDKPVWTSMLVEVLGILDIEEKSARQALARSAAEGWVVSERVGRRVRWSLTPPGRRLLTEGAERIYAFGRERPPWNGQWLMLIVSVPEAKRDLRHRLRTRLTWAGFGSPVAGVWVSPDLSRQREAQQIVSELGLDAQAMSFTAAYGEVGEQESMVARSWDLTELKDRYEDFIDRFTGLHPTGGRAVLRAQTELVHEWRRFPFLDPQLPAELLPAKWSGTKAAELFHHKHVDWRPEAQQYWDDIVEAEEAG from the coding sequence ATGAGCCGGCGCCGCGAGGTGAGCCACGCCAGTGCCCGGTCGCTGCTGATGACCGTGCTCGGCGAGTACGCGCTGCCGCGCGACAAGCCCGTGTGGACGTCGATGCTCGTCGAGGTCCTCGGCATCCTCGACATCGAGGAGAAGTCCGCCCGGCAGGCGCTGGCCCGCTCCGCCGCCGAGGGCTGGGTCGTCTCCGAACGCGTCGGGCGCCGGGTCCGCTGGTCGCTGACCCCGCCCGGGCGGCGGCTGCTGACCGAGGGCGCCGAACGGATCTACGCCTTCGGCCGCGAGCGGCCGCCGTGGAACGGGCAGTGGCTGATGCTGATCGTGTCGGTCCCGGAGGCCAAGCGCGACCTGCGGCACCGGCTGCGCACCCGGCTGACCTGGGCGGGCTTCGGTTCGCCGGTGGCGGGCGTGTGGGTCAGCCCGGACCTGTCCCGCCAGCGCGAGGCCCAGCAGATCGTCAGCGAGCTCGGCCTCGACGCGCAGGCGATGTCGTTCACCGCCGCGTACGGCGAGGTCGGCGAGCAGGAGTCCATGGTCGCCCGGTCCTGGGACCTGACCGAGCTCAAGGACCGCTACGAGGACTTCATCGACCGGTTCACCGGCCTGCACCCCACGGGCGGCCGGGCGGTGCTGCGCGCGCAGACCGAGCTGGTGCACGAGTGGCGGCGGTTCCCGTTCCTCGACCCGCAGCTGCCCGCCGAGTTGCTCCCGGCGAAGTGGAGCGGGACGAAAGCCGCGGAACTGTTCCATCACAAACACGTCGACTGGCGGCCGGAGGCCCAGCAGTATTGGGACGACATCGTCGAAGCCGAAGAAGCAGGGTGA
- a CDS encoding ABC-F family ATP-binding cassette domain-containing protein — protein sequence MSATLVAKDLAAGHGDRTLFSGLDLVVAPGDVVGLVGVNGAGKSTLLRTLAGLAKPDGGEIRLNPPTATVGHLPQEPERREGESVRAFLARRTGVSAAQAELDQATEALTAGEAGSDDFYATALDRWLALGGADLDDRAAEVAADLGLAVDLDQPMTSLSGGQAARAGLASLLLSRYDVFLLDEPTNDLDLDGLARLERFVAGLRAPTVLVSHDREFLARTVDRVVELDLAQQQVNSYGGGYEAYLEERAVARRHAREEYEEYADTKASLEARGRMQRAWMEKGVKNARRKQPDNDKAARKFRSEATEKQASKARQTDRMIERLDVVEEPRKEWELRMEIAAAPRAGAVVATLRGAVVRRGGFTLGPVDLQVDWADKVAITGANGAGKSTLLAALLGRVPLDEGNAALGPGVVVGEVDQARRLFLGDVPLAEAFAREVPELADAEVRTLLAKFGLKAAHVLRSAATLSPGERTRAALALLQARGVNLLVLDEPTNHLDLPAIEQLETALDDYPGTLLLVTHDRRMLDAVHVTRRLEVDGGRVRER from the coding sequence ATGAGCGCAACCCTCGTCGCGAAGGACCTGGCCGCGGGCCACGGTGACCGCACCCTCTTCTCCGGCCTCGATCTCGTCGTCGCGCCGGGCGACGTCGTCGGCCTGGTCGGCGTCAACGGCGCCGGAAAATCGACACTGCTGCGGACCCTCGCCGGGCTCGCGAAACCGGACGGCGGGGAGATCCGCCTGAACCCGCCGACCGCGACCGTCGGGCACCTGCCGCAGGAGCCGGAACGGCGGGAGGGTGAGTCGGTCCGGGCGTTCCTCGCGCGCCGCACCGGCGTGTCGGCGGCGCAGGCCGAGCTGGACCAGGCGACCGAAGCCCTCACCGCGGGCGAAGCGGGCTCGGACGACTTCTACGCGACGGCGCTCGACCGCTGGCTCGCCCTCGGCGGCGCCGACCTCGACGACCGCGCCGCCGAAGTGGCCGCCGACCTCGGTCTCGCCGTCGACCTCGACCAGCCGATGACGTCCCTCTCGGGCGGCCAGGCCGCGCGGGCCGGGCTCGCGTCGCTGCTGCTGAGCCGCTACGACGTCTTCCTGCTCGACGAGCCGACCAACGACCTCGACCTGGACGGCCTGGCCCGGCTGGAGCGGTTCGTGGCCGGGCTGCGGGCGCCGACCGTGCTGGTCAGCCACGACCGCGAGTTCCTGGCCAGGACCGTCGACCGCGTCGTCGAGCTGGACCTGGCGCAGCAGCAGGTCAACAGCTACGGCGGTGGCTACGAGGCGTACCTCGAGGAGCGCGCGGTCGCGCGGCGGCACGCGCGCGAGGAGTACGAGGAGTACGCCGACACGAAGGCGTCGCTGGAAGCACGCGGGCGGATGCAGCGCGCGTGGATGGAGAAGGGCGTCAAGAACGCGCGCCGGAAGCAGCCCGACAACGACAAGGCCGCCCGCAAGTTCCGCAGCGAGGCCACCGAGAAGCAGGCGTCGAAGGCGCGGCAGACCGACCGGATGATCGAGCGGCTGGACGTCGTCGAGGAGCCCCGCAAGGAGTGGGAGCTGCGGATGGAGATCGCCGCGGCCCCGCGTGCGGGCGCGGTGGTCGCGACCCTGCGCGGCGCGGTCGTCCGCCGCGGCGGCTTCACGCTCGGGCCGGTCGACCTGCAGGTCGACTGGGCGGACAAGGTCGCCATCACCGGCGCGAACGGCGCGGGCAAGTCGACGCTCCTGGCCGCGCTGCTCGGCCGGGTCCCGCTGGACGAAGGCAACGCGGCGCTCGGGCCGGGCGTGGTGGTCGGCGAGGTCGACCAGGCCCGGCGCTTGTTCCTCGGCGACGTCCCGCTCGCCGAAGCGTTCGCGCGCGAGGTCCCGGAGCTCGCCGACGCCGAGGTCCGGACGCTGCTGGCGAAGTTCGGGCTCAAGGCCGCCCACGTGCTGCGCTCGGCGGCGACGCTGTCGCCGGGGGAGCGGACGCGGGCGGCGCTCGCGCTGCTTCAGGCCCGCGGGGTCAACCTGCTGGTGCTCGACGAGCCGACCAACCACCTCGACCTGCCCGCGATCGAGCAGCTGGAGACGGCGCTCGACGACTACCCGGGCACGCTGCTGCTGGTGACGCACGACCGCCGGATGCTGGACGCCGTGCACGTCACGCGCCGGCTGGAGGTCGACGGCGGGCGGGTCCGGGAGCGGTGA
- a CDS encoding GNAT family N-acetyltransferase, protein MTIRPATAADREFLADMLVEAVNWSPEWPAKSRREVLSMPSTAHYLAGWPRETDLGVVAESGGEPTGAAWLRFFPPGEPGYGFVAADVPELTIGVAAPWRGHGVGRALLRAIEACAQEAGIARISLSVERKNFARQLYLAAGYEVTGAGSAQSDTMVKFL, encoded by the coding sequence GTGACGATCCGCCCGGCGACCGCCGCCGACCGGGAGTTCCTGGCCGACATGCTCGTCGAGGCGGTGAATTGGTCGCCCGAGTGGCCGGCCAAGAGCCGCCGGGAGGTGCTGTCGATGCCGAGCACCGCGCACTACCTCGCCGGCTGGCCGCGGGAAACCGACCTGGGCGTGGTCGCCGAATCCGGCGGCGAGCCGACCGGCGCGGCCTGGCTCCGCTTCTTCCCGCCCGGCGAGCCGGGGTACGGCTTCGTGGCCGCCGACGTCCCCGAGCTGACCATCGGCGTGGCGGCGCCCTGGCGCGGCCACGGCGTCGGACGCGCGTTGCTGCGGGCGATCGAGGCCTGCGCGCAGGAGGCGGGCATCGCGCGGATCAGCCTCAGCGTGGAACGGAAGAACTTCGCGCGGCAGCTGTACCTCGCGGCCGGCTACGAAGTCACCGGCGCGGGTTCCGCCCAGTCCGACACCATGGTGAAGTTCCTGTGA